In Oceanobacillus sp. FSL K6-2867, one DNA window encodes the following:
- a CDS encoding FtsK/SpoIIIE domain-containing protein, which yields MEHGVLRAGLSIFIPVFILSLIIFYKNGISNVSQWFTWDYLKDLAGWNWIYIGKGLLIASLVGVAVVGFAYFIFFEKYRRIWHMQKLARMFISNRFMEKESYSTESKWSLSDKTVTKSKISYFPKAYYKIKKGYIEFRVAMDMSRFQDRFLKLGDQLENGLYCALVDRELEENFVCYKLMYDVQQNRIPISDVTVKNGAMKLMKHIDWKFDELPHMLIAGGTGGGKTYFILTMIEALLKSGAELRILDPKNADLADLESVMPGKTVFSRKNGIKMTLKKAREEMHDRSEKMKTMPNYKTGGNYASVGLAPYFVIFDEYVAFMEMLDHKEKIEVLEDMKQLTMLGRQAGVFLILANQRPDAKYLADGIRDQFNFRVALGRNSETGYGMMFGDVDNTFVNKRIKGRGYADYGASVITEFYTPLVPKGYDFLEEIGKVTPIVESAEATTVASDSEKHSGGVSVANDDQKPPLL from the coding sequence ATGGAGCATGGTGTATTAAGAGCAGGTTTATCAATATTTATACCTGTTTTTATATTGAGCCTTATTATTTTTTATAAAAATGGAATTAGTAATGTCAGTCAATGGTTTACTTGGGATTATCTAAAAGATTTAGCAGGTTGGAATTGGATTTATATAGGGAAAGGATTGCTTATAGCTAGCTTAGTAGGTGTTGCTGTAGTTGGATTTGCATATTTTATCTTTTTTGAAAAATATAGACGTATTTGGCATATGCAAAAATTAGCAAGAATGTTTATATCAAATCGCTTCATGGAAAAAGAAAGCTATTCAACAGAATCTAAATGGAGTTTGTCAGATAAGACTGTTACGAAATCTAAAATATCCTATTTTCCCAAAGCATATTACAAAATAAAAAAGGGCTATATTGAATTTCGAGTAGCCATGGATATGAGCCGATTTCAAGATAGGTTTCTTAAATTAGGAGACCAATTAGAAAACGGTCTGTATTGTGCTTTAGTCGATAGAGAATTAGAGGAAAACTTTGTGTGTTATAAATTGATGTATGATGTTCAACAAAATCGTATTCCTATTAGTGATGTAACGGTGAAAAATGGTGCGATGAAGCTTATGAAGCATATTGATTGGAAATTTGATGAATTACCTCATATGTTGATTGCTGGCGGGACTGGTGGAGGGAAAACGTATTTCATTTTAACAATGATTGAAGCATTATTAAAATCGGGTGCGGAATTGCGGATATTAGACCCCAAAAATGCAGACCTTGCAGACCTAGAATCTGTAATGCCTGGAAAAACTGTTTTTAGTAGGAAGAATGGAATTAAAATGACTTTGAAAAAAGCAAGAGAAGAAATGCATGATCGTTCTGAAAAGATGAAAACTATGCCTAATTATAAAACAGGCGGAAATTATGCAAGCGTAGGTTTAGCACCATATTTTGTTATTTTTGATGAATATGTAGCGTTTATGGAAATGCTAGATCATAAGGAAAAAATCGAAGTTTTAGAAGACATGAAACAATTAACTATGTTAGGGCGACAAGCAGGTGTGTTTCTTATTTTGGCTAATCAACGTCCAGACGCCAAGTATTTAGCTGATGGGATAAGAGACCAATTTAATTTCCGTGTAGCATTAGGACGTAATAGCGAAACTGGCTATGGAATGATGTTTGGTGATGTAGATAATACTTTTGTGAATAAGCGTATAAAAGGGCGTGGCTATGCGGATTATGGCGCTTCTGTTATCACGGAATTTTACACACCTCTTGTCCCTAAAGGGTATGACTTTTTAGAAGAAATAGGAAAAGTAACACCGATAGTGGAGAGTGCGGAAGCGACGACAGTCGCTAGCGACAGCGAAAAGCACTCGGGAGGAGTGAGCGTAGCGAATGACGACCAAAAACCCCCCCTACTCTAA
- a CDS encoding DUF961 family protein, with translation MEFKTGIIPNELTFGDLYFMGLKRERMFYDRDKNERTDKLESRIYNLSSSTQKEQIEVTIPEYIDLKEIEFNKQVKLKNPVIKARAQANGNFANVIWTVEAEDIIEGGSSGGIKKNEPSKEPVGVGGEKK, from the coding sequence ATGGAATTTAAAACAGGAATTATACCTAATGAACTAACTTTTGGTGATTTATATTTTATGGGATTAAAACGTGAAAGAATGTTTTATGACCGTGATAAGAATGAACGTACGGATAAGTTGGAATCTCGTATCTATAACCTTTCTTCCTCAACTCAAAAAGAACAGATTGAGGTCACAATACCGGAATATATAGATTTGAAAGAAATTGAATTTAATAAGCAGGTAAAATTAAAAAATCCTGTCATTAAAGCAAGAGCGCAAGCAAATGGAAACTTTGCTAATGTTATCTGGACAGTTGAAGCAGAAGATATTATTGAGGGCGGAAGTTCTGGTGGTATAAAAAAGAATGAACCTAGCAAAGAACCAGTAGGAGTAGGTGGAGAAAAGAAATAA
- a CDS encoding antirestriction protein ArdA — translation MEMRVYISNLGKYNEGELAGDWFTPPINMEEVKESIGLNGDYEEIAIHDYELPFEISEYTSINEINRLCAMVEEIEGTPIYHELSAILGMWFGSLEELLENVEDIVCYSDCDSMEDVARYYVEETGMLGEVPTNLQNYIDYHALGRDMEIEGNFLVTSHGIFEYIN, via the coding sequence ATGGAAATGCGTGTCTATATATCTAATCTCGGAAAATATAATGAGGGTGAACTTGCAGGTGATTGGTTTACACCTCCGATTAATATGGAAGAAGTAAAAGAGTCCATTGGATTAAATGGTGATTATGAAGAAATTGCTATTCATGATTACGAATTACCATTTGAAATAAGTGAATATACATCTATTAATGAAATAAATCGTTTGTGCGCAATGGTAGAAGAAATTGAAGGTACTCCTATTTATCATGAATTATCAGCGATATTAGGTATGTGGTTTGGTAGTCTTGAAGAATTGTTGGAAAATGTAGAAGATATTGTTTGTTATTCTGATTGTGATTCTATGGAAGATGTTGCACGTTACTATGTGGAAGAAACAGGGATGCTTGGAGAAGTTCCTACTAATTTGCAAAATTATATTGATTACCATGCACTTGGGCGTGACATGGAAATAGAAGGAAACTTTCTTGTGACTTCGCATGGCATATTTGAATATATTAATTAA